Genomic window (Spirosoma sp. KCTC 42546):
ACATGATCGTCCCACTTAGGTACATTCACCGCATAGCTTGCCCATACATACCAAAACACGAAGACCGGAATCAGAATCAGAAACGCAGCTACCCATAGATCGAAGGGTTTGTAGCGAGTCTGGTGTGATTGCCGGGTATTGGATAGCGTAACCAAGGGATAACGGATAAAATGTCTAATTCGTGAAGGAGGCTAATTGCCGGGCAATAGTGGCCGGGTCTAATCCCGATAGTTGCTGGTGGTATTTCTGATCGCCGTACAGGCCATTCGGATAGCCCTGTGCCGAAAGGCTCACAAACCGGCTGGGCATGACCCCATCTGCCAGCAATTTGACAGATAGCTGTTGGGCGAGACCACCGACCGATACGTGCTCTTCAACGACCAGCAGCGGTTTCCCTGCCCAGCGGTGTGCTAAATCGGAAGGCAGATCAAGAGGGAGATTGGTTGCCGTAAACACATCGAATTGACCTGTCAACAGCTCGTCTTTAAGCGCTGTCAATACATTGGCTGCCACAGGGCCTAACGCCACAACCGTTCCAATGGAAGCTGGGCTTTTAACAATGTGTTTAAACGAACCATAGGTTTTGGCTCCATCGGGCGTGTTCGGACCTGCGCCTAAGCGCAAATAGGTTGGGCGGCCTTCAGCTACAATCTGATCCAGCATTGGCGCTACTTCGTCGGCAAAGGCCGGGATGTAGGTATTCACATTTTGCAGGCTACTCAGGCAGGCCAGATCCTCAATGGCGTGGTGCGTACTACCCATGATGCCGTAGCCATACCCTCCGCCATTGCCGACCAAAAACACCGGCATTTTGTGTAGACACACATCGTTTCGAAACTGCTCAAGGCATCGATACACGACAAAGGGGGCAATACTGTAACAGAATACTTTATAGCCTTTATAGGCCATACCAGCAGCTACACCAACCATATTCTGTTCGGCAACGCCCGCATTGATGAAGCGGGGACCCAACGCATCGACCACGTTTTCGAGGGCGGCATACCCCAAATCGCCCGTGATAAAAACTACTTTATCGTCTTCGCGCCCGATTTTCTCGATGGCGGCTGAAAATTCTTTACGCATACTATTTTTGACAGTGGTAAAACCGTCTACTAGTAAATTAAAATAGTGTCAGGATTGATTTCCATATAAAATGAATCCTCCTGATCCAATTTCTTAATTAATACTAACTGATTTTCGAATAATGCTAGCAAACGATCATTGGTAATATTGCCTAGACATACCCGAATCAGTTTACGGGGCGATTTTTTCAATAAATAAGCGTTTCGAAAATCAGTGTCTTTGGTGATGACAATATAATCGTTCTGATCAGCATACTGAGTTATGGCCGAGTCAGGGGTAGATGAACCGTTTAATATCTGATTGACGTGAACAGAATCATGTCCATGCGCTGCTAAAATTTAGACTAGCGAATTGGCATATGAACGTCGCAGATAAATTTCATTAGGCCGCTGCTGATATCTGCCCAGATAAAAGGATTCGGGCATAGTTCAGGCTGGCAATGATGTTTTCCCGCTCCAGTTCAGGATGATCGATAAGTATATCATTAATCGTCATGCCCGATCCTAATAAATCGAGCACGACTTCAACTGGCCATCGCATTCCTCTTATACAAGGCTTTCCATGACAGACGGCAGGGTCAACTGTTATACGATTGAGTAGTGTCATACTGGCCAATATTGTTCACACAAATTTACTTACTTTTTCGTTGCTCGATCATCGTACTGATTTCAGCCGCCGTTTTATAAGTCCGATCTCCCTTGCGAACCATCGTTCGGATAAATTTCGGACGTTTTTTGGTCTCCTCAAATATCTTACTGATATACTCGCCTAAAAACGAAATACCCAACAAATTGATACCACCGAAAAACATGACCAGAATAATAACGGTCGATAACCCATAGGGAGTGTTTGGGTCGAAGTTGAAAAGTCGGGAAATGATCTGCCAGACAATACCCAGCATGGACAAGCCCGTCAGCACAAAACCCGCGTAGGTCATCAACTCAAGTGGCGCAAAGCTGAATGAGAAAATGGCTTTCTTAGCCCACCAGATATTCTTGGTCCAGTTGTTGGTTGAAATGCCAAACATCCGTTCCGGACGTACATAGTCTACCCCTGTTTGTTTGAATCCTACCCACGCCCGAAGTCCCCGCAGGAATTGCTCCGTTTCGGGCAAATTGACCAGCTCGCGCACCACCTTCCGGTCAATGATCGAAAAGTCACCCGCATCGACCGGGATATTGATGTACGCTGTCCGTTTGAAGAGCCGGTAAAACTGTTTATAAAAAAAGTGCACGTGAGGAGGCATTTCACGTTGCACCCGAACGCCATATACCACATCGAATCCCTGTTGCCACTTTTCGTAAAACTTCGGAATCACTTCGGGCGGGTCCTGCAAATCACCATCCATCAACACGACAGCATCGCCCGTTGCGATTTCCATACCACTCAGAAAAGCCGATTGAGATCCAAAATTCCGCGAATGTTTAATCGCAATTACGTTCGGGTCTTTGGCGCAAATTTCGTTCAACACCTCATCTGTATTATCGGGCGAGTTATCGTTCACGAAAATGATTTCGTAGCGCACCTTCATTTCATTGAAGGTTTTTACCAACCGCTCGTACATGTACGGAATTGCCTGTGCGTCTTTGTAACAGGCAATAATGGGTGATATAACCGGGTTGAGCGTAGGCGTTTGAAAGGCCGGGATAACCCGGCTCTCATACTGGTGCGCAATCTGCCAGTCGGCGGTTTGGCGAAGGCCGTCGCTGAGTGAGGTCGTAGCTTTCCAGCCCAGATCGGTTTCGGCAGCAGTCGGATCGCCATACCAGTCGGAGAGGTCCCAGTTGCGGTTCGTCATACTCCCCCAAACGGGTTCCTGCGTCAGCCC
Coding sequences:
- a CDS encoding DUF5615 family PIN-like protein yields the protein MLAAHGHDSVHVNQILNGSSTPDSAITQYADQNDYIVITKDTDFRNAYLLKKSPRKLIRVCLGNITNDRLLALFENQLVLIKKLDQEDSFYMEINPDTILIY
- a CDS encoding transketolase gives rise to the protein MRKEFSAAIEKIGREDDKVVFITGDLGYAALENVVDALGPRFINAGVAEQNMVGVAAGMAYKGYKVFCYSIAPFVVYRCLEQFRNDVCLHKMPVFLVGNGGGYGYGIMGSTHHAIEDLACLSSLQNVNTYIPAFADEVAPMLDQIVAEGRPTYLRLGAGPNTPDGAKTYGSFKHIVKSPASIGTVVALGPVAANVLTALKDELLTGQFDVFTATNLPLDLPSDLAHRWAGKPLLVVEEHVSVGGLAQQLSVKLLADGVMPSRFVSLSAQGYPNGLYGDQKYHQQLSGLDPATIARQLASFTN
- a CDS encoding NAD-dependent epimerase/dehydratase family protein; the encoded protein is MNQSAPNLLPTDSTQLNGPIVVFGASGFIGANLFEQLFRVRKDVYALTHDATKAWRLKLLDVPAENIVHCDILSNTSVQDVFGKIKPKTIFNLAAYGAYSKQKNVGLTYETNVLGTVNILENCTSDMVYIHAGSSSEYGFNCTAPKETDRVEPNSHYAVSKVSAAYTLEYYAKVHKLNTLNLRLYSIYGGWEEPDRLIPRLVEENRKGQLPPLVSPDISRDFVYVDDCINAFVQAALRVNASIRGRSYNIATGQKTTMRELVDVARQTFGLTQEPVWGSMTNRNWDLSDWYGDPTAAETDLGWKATTSLSDGLRQTADWQIAHQYESRVIPAFQTPTLNPVISPIIACYKDAQAIPYMYERLVKTFNEMKVRYEIIFVNDNSPDNTDEVLNEICAKDPNVIAIKHSRNFGSQSAFLSGMEIATGDAVVLMDGDLQDPPEVIPKFYEKWQQGFDVVYGVRVQREMPPHVHFFYKQFYRLFKRTAYINIPVDAGDFSIIDRKVVRELVNLPETEQFLRGLRAWVGFKQTGVDYVRPERMFGISTNNWTKNIWWAKKAIFSFSFAPLELMTYAGFVLTGLSMLGIVWQIISRLFNFDPNTPYGLSTVIILVMFFGGINLLGISFLGEYISKIFEETKKRPKFIRTMVRKGDRTYKTAAEISTMIEQRKSK
- a CDS encoding DUF433 domain-containing protein; this encodes MRWPVEVVLDLLGSGMTINDILIDHPELERENIIASLNYARILLSGQISAAA